The Aquipuribacter hungaricus genome window below encodes:
- a CDS encoding SMP-30/gluconolactonase/LRE family protein, translating into MVIVANVDGETEGEVVLDGLGFAESPRWRDGALFVPDWAAGEVHRVGPDGRAEVVARCASFPLCVDLDAAGTLLLVSSGTSELLRQELDGTLAVHADLSSAGSPPWNEVLVGPDGTAWVDAIGFAFPDGDPRPGYVVAVRPDGSVVRAADDLMFPNGMALVDGRATLLVAESYRHRITAFDVRPDGGLDGRRVWADLGEGTPDGVCADSEGALWYADVPAQRCVRVREGGEVLDVVTTDRGCFSCVLGGDDGRTLFVVGQRWGGPDEGASGRVLAVRVGVPGVTGAA; encoded by the coding sequence GTGGTCATCGTGGCGAACGTCGACGGCGAGACCGAGGGCGAGGTCGTGCTCGACGGGCTCGGCTTCGCGGAGTCACCCCGCTGGCGCGACGGTGCGCTGTTCGTGCCGGACTGGGCCGCCGGCGAGGTGCACCGTGTCGGCCCGGACGGTCGGGCGGAGGTCGTGGCCCGCTGCGCCTCGTTCCCGCTGTGCGTCGACCTCGACGCCGCGGGGACCCTGCTCCTCGTCAGCTCCGGCACCTCGGAGCTCCTGCGGCAGGAGCTTGACGGCACGCTCGCCGTCCACGCGGACCTGTCGTCCGCCGGGTCGCCGCCCTGGAACGAGGTGCTCGTCGGCCCCGACGGGACCGCGTGGGTCGACGCGATTGGGTTCGCGTTCCCCGACGGCGACCCCCGGCCGGGCTACGTGGTCGCGGTGCGGCCCGACGGCTCGGTCGTCCGCGCCGCCGACGACCTGATGTTCCCCAACGGGATGGCGCTGGTCGACGGCCGCGCGACGCTGCTGGTCGCCGAGTCCTACCGCCACCGCATCACCGCCTTCGACGTCCGGCCCGACGGCGGCCTGGACGGGCGCCGGGTGTGGGCGGACCTCGGCGAGGGGACGCCGGACGGCGTCTGCGCCGACTCCGAGGGCGCGCTCTGGTACGCCGACGTCCCGGCGCAGCGGTGCGTGCGCGTGCGGGAGGGCGGCGAGGTCCTGGACGTCGTGACGACGGACCGGGGGTGCTTCTCCTGCGTCCTCGGCGGGGACGACGGACGGACGCTGTTCGTCGTCGGGCAGCGGTGGGGCGGACCGGACGAGGGGGCCAGCGGCCGGGTCCTGGCGGTCAGGGTCGGCGTGCCCGGCGTCACCGGCGCGGCCTGA
- a CDS encoding glutathione S-transferase family protein, translating to MTTTPSAPDKAQFAGEVSERGEWKRQANHFTGRISRDSTSAPGEGPDNQGRWPVEVGRYRLVVCLACPWAHRSLIVRGLLGLQDAISLAVVDPVREEPGWRFWLDEGHRDPVLGIEHLSEAYLATDPTFEGRVTVPCIVDTLTGHVVTNDYPQITLDLSTEWVEHHRPGAPDLWPEDLRAEMQPLIDEIYADVNNGVYRCGFATEQEAYEEAYDRLFARLDVLEERLGSSRFLMGDEPREVDVRLFTTLVRFDAAYHGHFKTNRSKLTEMPNLWRYARELYALPGWGSTVDFDHIKRHYYVTHPAINPTGVVPKGPDLSVWPAVAPALGD from the coding sequence GTGACGACGACCCCCTCTGCCCCGGACAAGGCCCAGTTCGCCGGCGAGGTGTCCGAGCGCGGCGAGTGGAAGCGCCAGGCGAACCACTTCACCGGGCGCATCAGCCGCGACAGCACCTCCGCCCCGGGCGAGGGCCCGGACAACCAGGGCCGGTGGCCGGTCGAGGTCGGCCGCTACCGGCTCGTCGTCTGCCTGGCCTGCCCCTGGGCGCACCGCTCGCTGATCGTCCGCGGCCTCCTGGGCCTGCAGGACGCCATCTCCCTCGCGGTCGTCGACCCGGTCCGCGAGGAGCCGGGCTGGCGGTTCTGGCTCGACGAGGGCCACCGGGACCCCGTCCTGGGCATCGAGCACCTGTCCGAGGCCTACCTGGCGACCGACCCCACGTTCGAGGGTCGCGTCACGGTGCCGTGCATCGTCGACACCCTCACCGGGCACGTCGTCACCAACGACTACCCGCAGATCACGCTCGACCTGTCGACGGAGTGGGTCGAGCACCACCGTCCCGGCGCCCCCGACCTGTGGCCGGAGGACCTGCGCGCGGAGATGCAGCCCCTCATCGACGAGATCTACGCCGACGTCAACAACGGGGTCTACCGCTGCGGCTTCGCCACCGAGCAGGAGGCGTACGAGGAGGCCTACGACCGGCTCTTCGCCCGCCTCGACGTGCTCGAGGAGCGGCTCGGGTCGTCCCGGTTCCTCATGGGCGACGAGCCCCGCGAGGTCGACGTCCGGCTGTTCACCACCCTGGTCCGGTTCGACGCGGCCTACCACGGCCACTTCAAGACCAACCGCAGCAAGCTCACCGAGATGCCGAACCTCTGGCGCTACGCCCGCGAGCTCTACGCCCTGCCGGGCTGGGGGAGCACGGTCGACTTCGACCACATCAAGCGGCACTACTACGTCACGCACCCGGCCATCAACCCGACCGGGGTCGTGCCCAAGGGCCCGGACCTGTCGGTCTGGCCCGCGGTCGCGCCTGCGCTCGGTGACTGA